Genomic segment of Drosophila willistoni isolate 14030-0811.24 chromosome 2L unlocalized genomic scaffold, UCI_dwil_1.1 Seg139, whole genome shotgun sequence:
tttttttctctttgcagcacaaataaaaatatcaaattgtTGGGTATTGCGAATGCTTCAGGGgtaaacaaaaaccaacttgaaaaagaaatacatatacttatatatacacataaatatttataataataataaccaaaaatagaaaaaccaaaaaaaaatatatatatgtatatatatatttggaaATTTCGCGTGCAAATTTTGTTATGCACGATACTTGGCGCAATTGGCAAATTCGAGGCGCAAATCAATAGAAGAAAAGGTCAATTTCAAACCGAAACAAGCTGAGCAAATATTATAAATGAAACTAACTGAAACCAACAACATCTGTTTATCCATATGCCATGTACGAAAATAATAAAGTGTTTATCGAATCGGTTGCAACAACATATTTCCATTAATTCAAAAACAATAAGAATATCTGAATCAAACAGtattcatttgaattttaaaattgaatagAAAGAAATCAGAtaaatttgattgcaaaattgatttatttttttaatcaaaCAGATTACTTTTATGCAAAATTAGGTCAATTTACAATATATAGTTATTAAAAAGTAATTCATTTTGCAAATTCTACAAAATGCAATGGAATCAATCTACTTACTTCTTATCAAAATCACTTAAAATGTATTTGAACATTAAAATGTTCTAATATGTCGCAGAtcatttgatttttctttgttatatattttaaacagAAGACTGGACTAACTTTGGTCATTATAAATACCTTTGAATAACTTGAAATCCGATGAATACCTTTAAATACCCTTCCCTCAAGCAAATGCAACcaatttttgtgtaaattgaACGGACCCAGGGGGTGTTTTGGGGATTTAGTCAGACTCCCTTTAGGACTAAACTAAATCGTATACCTCACGAACTGTtacagtttctttttttagtaTGGTTCGTGTATGTTAATAGAATATTAATTGTATTACCTATCCATCTTTTAAGATACTTTATATTTCTAAAGCATTTCTCGATTGGATTCCttctataaatattttctaGAAATTTTCAAACTATTTTCTAGTAAATTAAGATCTATTAAAGTATAAActaaattataaacaaaataaattttgcctTCACTTTTggtattttcaaaaatattattgaatttatgtttctatattttagttttcaacaatttgaaaaattaactACAATTAGAGATCGCAAAGATGTAACTATAACTCTCAAGCCTTCCTAAAAAggcattaaaaaaataataaaaaaaacaatttaaatctAAATCAAATGTTGAATGGTCATTTTTGagttttgtattatttttttaagtattaaaTTCAATGTAAAGATGTTTTTTAGAAATGTAAGAAACGATaactattaaaaataaattgaatttgagTCTTATATTCATaccaattttttatttttagtagCTAGCTTTCTTTACCCGTTagttattatattattttgtataataataaataataataaataaataaataattttttacttttaaggCAGTTATGTCTTATCGTCGTCCGATCCAAATGAAGCTAAGATATATAATGagagtattaaaaaaaatacaacgcGAAGTTATAGCACAATCCAGACATAAAATAACAAAGGCTTTGAAATCGTACAGTTTTATAATCACTGGCTGTATTTACTTTCACTTTCACCTATTTTTGGCATTGGCATTTTTGGTCTTCACCCCATTTCTCATTGAAGGCCAAcgaaagtaaaaacaaatttagtaTGGTAAGTTTCTTTTCGTAAGCTTTCGTGTGCTTGGTAAGAAAGCTGCTTTTGATCTACCAAGCCACagagtaacaacaacaacaacaataacaaaagcgGATTGAAAGAAAGCTTACAGTTTTAGAGTAACTCTTAAGATCTTTCGAAGAAAAGTTTAAGTGATTTGTTGGGCcattgtaaataaaatatgagAGAGAAAATAGATAAGAATCATTATTGTCAAATTTACTAGTTTGTGGGTTTATATGTTTAACAGAAAATAATGAGGGCAAACCACAAAATGGTTTTGACTTGTGCGTTTCTACGATAAGACTGCCAAAAAACTAATGGACTTCCATTTGGAAAATGATAGtgtcaaattttgtttatccAACGATTTCCAACAATTTCTAGACTTTATATGAACTAGATAATTTCTTAACATAGCTACTTTTAAGACAAAAACCTTAACTTACCTTTAGATGAAACTTTGAAAGTCATTGCAGATATTTTGAGTAAATGAACAGTTTGAGAGCAACAGTTTGAAGCCACTGTTCGCACAGTTTGAGAGCCACTCGAGTAAAACAAAAGATTtgcattattttcttttttttagttttgagcgaaatccaaaaatattttttgtattattttgctgttcatattttgaaaaataacaAACTTAACTTAGGTGctaaatatacataataattaattgagtttttgttttgtttacttgtttttctcttggtatatatatatatatattttgtatgtatatataaaaaactctGTTGTTCATCATCTTGATCATATCGAATCGGATCGGATTGGATTGGATCTCGTTTTGgtttatattaatttaactATTGTTTCTTTGTGGATTACAAAATAGTTTGACTATCTAAAATTGATCAGATCATAATTCGGAGTGgattacatacataaaatttttgcaattaaGTACAATTTATggcatttggtttttgtttgctctTGTTCATGATTATCTTAGACACTTTTAAAGGTATATATTAGGTAGTTAGGTATTATATACTAtactctatatatatgtatgtatatatgtaaataggtAAGAAAATGTTTTGAACAATTGTTTGGatgaaattatttatatataaatatatataattggtGTAAATAAAAAGCATCCTTAAATCATTCATTGTGCAATTGATTTATAATTAAGaggtaaatatataaatatatattcgaTTATGGGAATAATTAAGTTgattgtgtatgtgtgtgtgtgtgtgtatgggagGTGAGTGTTTGTTTCTGGGGTGGAGCTTCAAAAGGTCAAATGTATATTTGGATTAAGTCACATATAATTAGTATGCCTAAGTAGCAAATTCTTTCGAAAAATATCACAAATtgaaatatacataatataaataatttaatggCAAAAAGGAATTGCTTGGTTGTTGTAGCCATAAATTGATGtaatcttttttttaaattgttaaatatatatatagtatatatatatatatatatctatttagATGTGTGTATTTGAGTAAAGTTTTAGAGTAGAGATAAACCTTTAGGTACCATGCAATGCTTTCAATAAAGTACaattttcatcattttttttgttgcctaacttttttttttttttttttttttagtgtatttacaataATAATTGAGtgtaaatagtttttttcttttctctttaagCAAACTAACTTGTTTTTCTTATGTTTGGTGCATTTTTAAGTGTGTGAATGgaacattaatttttttttttggtgtccTAATTGAATTCGCTATGGCTCAGACTCAAGCTTTTGGCCTGGCCAAATTTGTGCTTCAGTTGACTGGTGTTGGCCCGGAAGCGCTGCATAAACTGATAATGTGAGCCACTCCCACCACTTCCACTAGCGCTGGTCATTAGCGGCTCCAATGCCGCATCAGCGCTTGTTATAGACTATGATCCTTTCAGTTTCTTTTTAGGATTATTCCGTGCCTGATCGGTGGGTGCCGTTGGAGGTAATTCACGATACTGATTCTGTCAACATGAAATAGGAAAATTAGTTATACATTTTCGTAGCATTTTAAACACTTGACTTAAGGGATCAAGGAGATTGAAATCTTGAATCGCTTTCATTACTTACAATCTCCTCGTTGTCGGGCACACGTGATAGGAAGTCTAGCAGCTCGTTGTTTGGTATCGTATTTGGTCGCAATATTCTCCGGGAGAATTTCATAAAGCCCCAAAATAGCAGGAGCCAACGCAATGGCACAAAATGCAAAACCAAAATGGCTCCCAATAGCAACACAACAGCCAACCAAGTTAACTCGGGGACGGAAAAGTTGAATGTGCTTAGAAGAAAggacaaaaaattatatttaagatATAACTCTTTGGAAATCTCTTCATCTACTTACTTAATGGTGCTTTCGCCTAAGGAGGCCAAATAGCCAATTGTATTTTGTACAGTCTGTGAGACCTCTTGAATGGCCTGCAGACGTTCTTTAATTGACTTCTTTTCCTCTTTCTccttatcatcatcatcatcctcatcgtACTCGTAATCATAGTGACCAGCACTGGCATCTGTAGTGCCCGTAATTAAACGTATCAGCCATTTTCTATAACAAAGATTAAGATTAGTTAAAATCTATACACAAGAACATATTTAATGACTTACTTTAGTATAATTAGCAGTAGAACCAAAGGAACTGTCTCTAAATCGCCATAGACACAGGCTACTATCCATAGAACAAAAGCTATGCTCGATCTTATAGGTGATTCCCATTCAAAGCAGCTCCTGTAAATGGAAAATTCCATTTAGAAGTCACCAATTCATCAACTAAGTAAATAAACTTACTGAACATATCGGGCAGCATCTAATATATCCATTATAATCTCCTTGAGACGATTAACATTGCGTAGAAACAATTGCCTTTTGAATTTTGCTTCTTGCTGTATAAGTTTTTCCTCCTTGGGTTGCAGGGCACGGCAGACAGCTCGGATTTCATTCCAAACTACGGTCAATTCGAGTTGAATTTGCGGAGAATTGCCTTTGGCTCGCACACAGAGATTCTTATCCTTTAGGGTATACCAACGCTTGACGCCACTTTTGATGCGCAACAGAGGAATGACCAATTTGCCCAAGAACTCCACACGATGATCGCGATCCTCGTCAAAGACCGTGATCTCCAGAACTTGTGTAATGTCCTTGATGTTGCTATGAGAGAAATGCATAAGAATTAGTATAAATCTCATTTAGAAATAATTATTCAACTCTTACAAGGTAAAAATCTTATTCCAATTCGGCGTCAATGTCTTGTATTCCGTTTGCGTCTGCAGACGAGCATTGCCCAGTTCGAGAACACAAAATGGATCCGATTTACCACCAATATCCGCAGCAGCCAAACCTGTGGCTCCGAAGACCTTGACTGTCAGGTGACCCACATCACGTAGATTTTGCAGGCAGCGCAGGAAACGATAACGATCGCGTAATAGTTGGGCTTCTCGTGGATCCTCTTTGAACGCCTTCAGATCACTTATGGTCTCCAGAGCTGTTGTGCCGCTTATGGTAAGCATCAGGAAGACTTCTCCAGAGCAATCCTCCAATTGTCGCCATATGCCGTGAGTTGTCTCTCTCTGGAATACACTCAAATCGATAATGGCCTTGCCATACAGAGTATTGCGATTCCATAGAGCCAACTCCAGATTCTGATCCTCATCGAACAAATGCAAATCGAATTGCTCCAGCCAACGCTCTGTCCAGGAAGACTTGCTCTTGTATTTCTCATTGCCCAATCTGTAAATGAAACTTGGGTCAGTTCACTTCAATTCAAACTAATTCATTCCAGAGACTCACCTAAATTTAAAGTGTGTGTCAATCAGCTTACTGCCATCTTCAGCCAGTGGCAAATCTTTGGCCTTCACCAGTAATATTGTAACCACAGAGCTCCAGATTTGTGATTTCAAACGCTTCGATGACTCGGCCAATTTCGAGTTGCGTTGAAAATgctgaaataataataaaaattaaacaaacaaacaattgacAATTGTGTCACTTCATATAGACagatgtgtatgtatgtatgttggtTGACCTCTTTAAATTCCTCACTAGCCTGTTCCAGTTGATCTCGCAGTTCGCCATGTTGCTGGCGCAGATGTTTAATCAACATGTGTGAATACCCTCCAGACCAATTGGAGCCCAACATGATCGGCAAGAAAGCTTTACTTGCCCCACGACGTTTAAACAATGACTAAACCCGGCACTGGCAATCGCACAAGGTGCGAGGGCTTGGCCCTGAAGTAACTCTATCAAAAACTCATGGAGCAAGGGTGATATTGAGTGAGTACAACTGGCTTAACTTCAATTTTCCCGGTTTATTATGTGTTTACTTTGACGTTTAAGTTTAATACGCTCTCAACATGCCATACATTTAGTCATGGGCACTCAACAAGCGTTCAAAAGTCAACTCAGACAGCTTTCCGAAACTAAATAACACTCATTCATAACTCAACGTAGGTCATGTTTGTttgtggtaagagacagacagagaagGAGAGCAAAAACTGTCATTATCAGTGGCACTTCATCATTAAAACTTTGCTCATTTAATTGCGAAAGTAATTCAAGACAAGGCAACGACTCTTGAATACTCTTTATTATGTCTTGCAAATGAATTGCGCTATTTTAAGACAAGCTTAATCTAAATTAATTCATGTAATGCATATCACAATTTATTGACTAACGTCATTACATTTTGATATTATTGGCATAcatttaattaatgaaattatcatttaattaactttttccATTGCCTTCAATGTCATAGAAGCCCCAACACTATCGATATTACTAATCTCCTCAATCAATTCTGTCTAGAGCTAAtgaaattaagttttttattgaaatttttattgctgttaattattattataaatcatttcattataattaattgatttcaattaaatgcaTTGAAATGTGAACATAACTTTTTTTATTCAGAAATGTAACaaatttttgctattttttaaTGTCATTAAAGTGAACTTTAATTAGCATTTGTTTCATAATTATAATATGTTCTATAATAAAAGCATAAAGTGTTATTAATGCTTTCACAATAAAAACTATTTCTTTTATGTTTATGTCAGGGTATATAGTGGTGGTCATGAATCTATGACGTTTTCAGTTTTCGGACTTTCTGATTTTCTCAATTTCAACTAAATTACTGAAAAACtatcaaaaaaataagaagtTAAGTTTAAAATCTGTAAACCGTCATATTTTTGTGACCACCACTGTATACTGTATACACAAGTACATATGCAATTCAAAGTTCTTAACTATTCATCAACTAATACAATGccatgaaaataaaaatgttttcagAATTTGTACCCTGATTGAGTCTTTGATTGAATTGGATATCTGGTTATGAATCATAAGTATACATAGAaggcaatttcaaaaaaaaggGTTTATATAAACAGCAAGACTGTCATCGGTCCTAACcaaaaactacaacaaaagtattatttattttataaatattcctttctttaatattcctttctttaaatgaaaatatttgaaaacagaaaactacaacaaaagtattatttaatttatatattttccttTCTTTAAATGTGttgaaaacagaaaatattATATGTAAGATAATGTTTGCTTTTCTAAATAATATATGTTAATTGGCCCattcataaaaataaacttttagattaaattaattttacttttaaagGTTCATAATGAAAACTGGGTTCTAGTCGGCTTGAGGTCAACAAATCTTATGAATATATAAGATTTTATATTATAGCCAACAGCAAaggttttttttagtttttgtagTTTAAAAGGTTATGGGTTTTAAATAATGTAAAAAACATGAAAGTTATAAAGaacacattaaaaaaacaaacacttgaaattattaaaaaaagagaagcgCTTTCATTTTGACAATAGGTTAATTGAATAGTTCTAgcttaaaacaaataaatcgaATACTTTGGTTTATAACCGGAAAATTCAAGGTCGTGATTTACTTGGTAAAGGGTATTTAAGATTCGGTAAGTCTCACTTTAACTTGGTTACCCATTTTACACTTTTCTCACACCTACCCAGCAACCAGTTATTCCCTTTGTattactttttaattaaaatcacaaaaaa
This window contains:
- the LOC6638340 gene encoding multiple C2 and transmembrane domain-containing protein isoform X1, which codes for MPKFGRTSKSVIKRQTNALCLQINRIFPATAARIHYVDREEQQPSSSNSRLTAASSVDGTSSPPATRRISPHGSPQLQHQQRLGKHLSKSASELNGHDLHNNESPQISPKRTKSSASQHLGAASSSSTSGVASGVGVLQKTHGFFNNLKHRWSRAKSKDRLGRKSPSDFLEESTDYAADYSSESSSVTQSPRHRSTTIGGSPLAREFRATAKMAQVIQRFGGSMEGRIDEQPENGNGTMPSGSNQTSDYQLEALQADELRRKREAQLRQFVFFQLRVHLKSGSDLVAMDKNGLSDPYVKFKVGGRLLHKSRTIHRDLNPVWDEVFIVPVEDPFQPIIVKVFDYDWGLQDDFMGSAKLDLTQLELGKAEDIHLQLCDTNHGDGNGGGRGSMGEILINLTLWPRSQEDKEMHFQRNSKLAESSKRLKSQIWSSVVTILLVKAKDLPLAEDGSKLIDTHFKFRLGNEKYKSKSSWTERWLEQFDLHLFDEDQNLELALWNRNTLYGKAIIDLSVFQRETTHGIWRQLEDCSGEVFLMLTISGTTALETISDLKAFKEDPREAQLLRDRYRFLRCLQNLRDVGHLTVKVFGATGLAAADIGGKSDPFCVLELGNARLQTQTEYKTLTPNWNKIFTFNIKDITQVLEITVFDEDRDHRVEFLGKLVIPLLRIKSGVKRWYTLKDKNLCVRAKGNSPQIQLELTVVWNEIRAVCRALQPKEEKLIQQEAKFKRQLFLRNVNRLKEIIMDILDAARYVQSCFEWESPIRSSIAFVLWIVACVYGDLETVPLVLLLIILKKWLIRLITGTTDASAGHYDYEYDEDDDDDKEKEEKKSIKERLQAIQEVSQTVQNTIGYLASLGESTINTFNFSVPELTWLAVVLLLGAILVLHFVPLRWLLLFWGFMKFSRRILRPNTIPNNELLDFLSRVPDNEEINQYRELPPTAPTDQARNNPKKKLKGS
- the LOC6638340 gene encoding multiple C2 and transmembrane domain-containing protein isoform X2, with product MPKFGRTSKSVIKRQTNALCLQINRIFPATARIHYVDREEQQPSSSNSRLTAASSVDGTSSPPATRRISPHGSPQLQHQQRLGKHLSKSASELNGHDLHNNESPQISPKRTKSSASQHLGAASSSSTSGVASGVGVLQKTHGFFNNLKHRWSRAKSKDRLGRKSPSDFLEESTDYAADYSSESSSVTQSPRHRSTTIGGSPLAREFRATAKMAQVIQRFGGSMEGRIDEQPENGNGTMPSGSNQTSDYQLEALQADELRRKREAQLRQFVFFQLRVHLKSGSDLVAMDKNGLSDPYVKFKVGGRLLHKSRTIHRDLNPVWDEVFIVPVEDPFQPIIVKVFDYDWGLQDDFMGSAKLDLTQLELGKAEDIHLQLCDTNHGDGNGGGRGSMGEILINLTLWPRSQEDKEMHFQRNSKLAESSKRLKSQIWSSVVTILLVKAKDLPLAEDGSKLIDTHFKFRLGNEKYKSKSSWTERWLEQFDLHLFDEDQNLELALWNRNTLYGKAIIDLSVFQRETTHGIWRQLEDCSGEVFLMLTISGTTALETISDLKAFKEDPREAQLLRDRYRFLRCLQNLRDVGHLTVKVFGATGLAAADIGGKSDPFCVLELGNARLQTQTEYKTLTPNWNKIFTFNIKDITQVLEITVFDEDRDHRVEFLGKLVIPLLRIKSGVKRWYTLKDKNLCVRAKGNSPQIQLELTVVWNEIRAVCRALQPKEEKLIQQEAKFKRQLFLRNVNRLKEIIMDILDAARYVQSCFEWESPIRSSIAFVLWIVACVYGDLETVPLVLLLIILKKWLIRLITGTTDASAGHYDYEYDEDDDDDKEKEEKKSIKERLQAIQEVSQTVQNTIGYLASLGESTINTFNFSVPELTWLAVVLLLGAILVLHFVPLRWLLLFWGFMKFSRRILRPNTIPNNELLDFLSRVPDNEEINQYRELPPTAPTDQARNNPKKKLKGS
- the LOC6638340 gene encoding multiple C2 and transmembrane domain-containing protein isoform X3: MPKFGRTSKSVIKRQTNALCLQINRIFPATAARIHYVDREEQQPSSSNSRLTAASSVDGTSSPPATRRISPHGSPQLQHQQRLGKHLSKSASELNGHDLHNNESPQISPKRTKSSASQHLGAASSSSTSGVASGVGVLQKTHGFFNNLKHRWSRAKSKDRLGRKSPSDFLEESTDYAADYSSESSSVTQSPRHRSTTIGGSPLAREFRATAKMAQVIQRFGGSMEGRIDEQPENGNGTMPSGSNQTSDYQLEALQLRVHLKSGSDLVAMDKNGLSDPYVKFKVGGRLLHKSRTIHRDLNPVWDEVFIVPVEDPFQPIIVKVFDYDWGLQDDFMGSAKLDLTQLELGKAEDIHLQLCDTNHGDGNGGGRGSMGEILINLTLWPRSQEDKEMHFQRNSKLAESSKRLKSQIWSSVVTILLVKAKDLPLAEDGSKLIDTHFKFRLGNEKYKSKSSWTERWLEQFDLHLFDEDQNLELALWNRNTLYGKAIIDLSVFQRETTHGIWRQLEDCSGEVFLMLTISGTTALETISDLKAFKEDPREAQLLRDRYRFLRCLQNLRDVGHLTVKVFGATGLAAADIGGKSDPFCVLELGNARLQTQTEYKTLTPNWNKIFTFNIKDITQVLEITVFDEDRDHRVEFLGKLVIPLLRIKSGVKRWYTLKDKNLCVRAKGNSPQIQLELTVVWNEIRAVCRALQPKEEKLIQQEAKFKRQLFLRNVNRLKEIIMDILDAARYVQSCFEWESPIRSSIAFVLWIVACVYGDLETVPLVLLLIILKKWLIRLITGTTDASAGHYDYEYDEDDDDDKEKEEKKSIKERLQAIQEVSQTVQNTIGYLASLGESTINTFNFSVPELTWLAVVLLLGAILVLHFVPLRWLLLFWGFMKFSRRILRPNTIPNNELLDFLSRVPDNEEINQYRELPPTAPTDQARNNPKKKLKGS